Proteins from a genomic interval of Bacillus methanolicus:
- a CDS encoding ParA family protein, with protein sequence MAITITMGIQKGGCGKSTTTGILAYQLSQDGYKVLAVDMDSQGNLTELLSKRPANEFVEKSILEAMQRLDPTNYIVPIYENLDLLPANNFLATFPRWIYTGVTYLGEKIRYNGDNPSKILDETLEKVKDNYDFIVIDTPPSLSEQTTNSLCASEYVVVLFECSNWCYSAIPNFMDSVEGARNVSKHGTKVIGILRTMNDVRRSDAKAFNEMIEEDYPNEVFKTIITRKAPIGRLSLYGFDENAELKQALGQYKNFYKELMERVKGR encoded by the coding sequence TTGGCTATTACGATAACAATGGGCATCCAAAAAGGCGGTTGCGGAAAGTCCACCACTACTGGGATTTTGGCTTATCAATTAAGCCAAGACGGGTACAAGGTGCTTGCGGTTGATATGGACTCGCAAGGAAACTTAACAGAATTGTTGTCTAAGAGACCCGCGAATGAATTTGTTGAGAAGTCTATACTCGAAGCGATGCAGCGTCTGGATCCTACAAACTATATCGTACCAATTTACGAAAACCTAGACCTGTTGCCGGCCAATAATTTTTTAGCGACTTTTCCTCGCTGGATTTACACAGGCGTGACATATCTAGGCGAAAAAATTCGTTATAACGGTGATAATCCTAGTAAGATTTTAGATGAAACATTAGAGAAGGTAAAAGATAATTACGATTTTATTGTCATCGACACGCCTCCTTCATTAAGTGAACAGACAACGAATTCCTTATGTGCCAGTGAGTATGTCGTTGTGTTATTTGAATGCTCTAACTGGTGCTATTCCGCGATTCCAAATTTCATGGATTCCGTAGAGGGAGCAAGAAATGTTAGTAAGCACGGAACAAAGGTTATCGGTATTTTGCGTACGATGAACGATGTTAGACGAAGTGACGCCAAAGCGTTTAATGAAATGATTGAAGAGGATTATCCAAACGAAGTATTCAAAACCATTATTACACGCAAAGCCCCGATTGGAAGGTTGTCACTGTACGGTTTCGATGAAAACGCTGAGTTGAAGCAGGCTTTGGGTCAATACAAAAATTTTTATAAGGAGCTGATGGAACGTGTCAAAGGTAGATGA
- a CDS encoding ClpX C4-type zinc finger protein: MEQDFRKKTFRGAKIEDVILELEKLSSLCEEKSKSSEQLERQRFYEGMAIAYTTIALKLKGDFDYIETTVIDELYNAVEKTSNPVNLNNTEHIETCSFCLRSKEEVGKLALGPGVSICSECLEFGAEVIKSHSTEV, encoded by the coding sequence ATGGAGCAAGATTTTCGCAAAAAAACATTTCGAGGTGCAAAAATTGAAGATGTTATCTTGGAATTAGAGAAACTAAGCTCTTTATGTGAAGAAAAATCTAAAAGTAGTGAACAATTAGAGAGACAACGTTTTTATGAAGGTATGGCTATTGCTTATACAACTATTGCATTGAAGTTAAAAGGAGATTTTGATTATATTGAGACAACTGTAATTGATGAATTGTACAATGCAGTAGAGAAAACTTCAAATCCAGTTAACCTAAACAATACTGAACATATCGAGACTTGTTCTTTTTGTCTTAGAAGTAAAGAAGAAGTCGGAAAATTGGCTTTGGGACCAGGAGTTTCTATATGCAGTGAATGTTTAGAATTTGGTGCAGAAGTTATTAAATCTCATTCAACAGAAGTTTAG
- a CDS encoding PLP-dependent aminotransferase family protein, producing MITIDRRLDISLTRQVYEQIRTQILNGELAAGECLPPTRELASNLGISRNVVVEAYEQLLAEGYIEARQGSGTYVAEGAYLSQQERTDYLSFFEIQHLKDERNDFIDFRSGIPALDMFPRHIWGQIAKRVCIETPHSVFGYGYPEGRIELRHILSRYLKRTRGVHCYPDQLVITSGATQALSLIAKLLLSPGDEVMIEDPITHEIQTIFSSTGAMLHPIPVDEHGMKTDLIPPNKKPRFIFVTPSHQFPLGGTLPIQRRIQLIQFARKVDCFIVEDDYDSEFRYQGAPINSLQGLDPDRVIYIGTFSKILSPALRLGYLVLPLSLTKRCKDLKWFTDLHTPSLEQLTLARFIDERHLERHIRKMKKIYKTRRDHLKKCLVEQFGTNVKISGDSTGLHLIAEFQNIEFSNEKVQEIMVKYKVKIYPVELHTIHKGMHQSKIILGYGNLTIEEIEEGIYRLKSALI from the coding sequence TTGATAACTATTGATCGAAGACTCGATATATCTTTAACACGACAAGTTTACGAACAAATTCGTACACAAATATTAAATGGGGAACTTGCAGCCGGAGAGTGTCTTCCACCTACCCGTGAACTAGCCTCCAATTTAGGTATATCACGGAATGTGGTTGTAGAAGCTTATGAACAATTGCTAGCAGAGGGATACATTGAAGCAAGGCAAGGTTCCGGAACATATGTTGCGGAAGGAGCCTACTTAAGTCAACAAGAGAGAACGGATTATTTATCTTTTTTTGAAATTCAGCACTTGAAAGATGAAAGAAATGATTTTATAGATTTTCGTTCCGGTATCCCCGCTTTAGACATGTTTCCAAGGCATATATGGGGACAAATCGCTAAACGAGTGTGTATAGAAACTCCACATTCCGTATTTGGCTATGGATACCCTGAAGGTAGAATTGAACTGCGTCATATCCTGTCTCGGTATCTAAAGAGAACAAGGGGGGTACATTGTTATCCTGATCAGCTAGTTATTACATCTGGAGCAACACAAGCCTTATCCCTTATAGCAAAACTACTTCTTTCACCAGGGGATGAAGTAATGATTGAAGATCCTATTACACACGAAATTCAAACCATTTTTTCTTCCACTGGGGCAATGCTCCACCCTATACCTGTAGATGAACACGGTATGAAAACGGATTTAATCCCCCCAAATAAAAAACCAAGATTTATTTTTGTGACTCCATCCCATCAGTTTCCTCTTGGGGGAACATTGCCTATTCAGCGTCGAATTCAGTTAATCCAATTTGCCAGAAAAGTTGATTGTTTTATTGTAGAAGACGATTATGACAGTGAATTTCGTTATCAAGGAGCGCCAATTAATTCACTTCAGGGGCTTGATCCAGACAGGGTGATTTATATTGGAACTTTCAGCAAGATATTATCACCTGCCCTAAGGTTGGGGTATTTAGTTCTGCCTCTCTCTTTAACAAAACGTTGTAAAGATTTAAAATGGTTTACGGACCTTCACACCCCCTCATTAGAACAACTTACCCTTGCGCGTTTCATAGATGAAAGACATCTGGAACGCCATATTAGAAAAATGAAAAAAATATATAAAACACGTCGGGATCATTTAAAAAAATGTTTAGTAGAACAGTTTGGTACTAATGTTAAAATTTCAGGTGATTCAACAGGTCTGCATTTGATTGCTGAATTTCAAAATATAGAGTTTTCAAATGAAAAGGTACAGGAAATAATGGTAAAATATAAAGTTAAAATTTACCCAGTAGAACTTCATACGATTCACAAAGGAATGCATCAAAGTAAAATCATTTTAGGATATGGTAATCTAACAATAGAGGAAATAGAAGAAGGTATATATAGATTAAAATCTGCTTTGATCTAG
- a CDS encoding bacilysin biosynthesis protein BacA, with the protein MIVETQAKEQNHPLLNWNQHFLSSLVFLEQLEIATLGPSGTSSEASAQYLLSSLKNSHGKYSLFPTYEEAYENLVSGTSNILLVANAYKGIDKFYMSKDIQFLFPFVFETPLYGVAKRPCQELNRNRSLVIATHHAPSCLLPWFLADFDMKYEVLFVNSTSEAAIKLQKGEVDLCLTTINAAQKYNVEFISPTRTILMLWSVFGKKSTIVSFKL; encoded by the coding sequence ATGATCGTTGAAACCCAAGCAAAGGAGCAAAATCATCCCTTATTAAATTGGAATCAACACTTTTTATCATCCCTGGTATTTTTAGAACAACTTGAAATTGCTACTCTAGGCCCTTCTGGAACAAGTAGTGAGGCATCAGCTCAATACTTGCTTTCATCCTTAAAAAACAGTCATGGAAAGTATTCACTTTTCCCTACTTATGAAGAAGCTTATGAAAACTTAGTTTCAGGGACATCTAATATTCTTCTTGTAGCTAATGCCTACAAGGGAATAGATAAGTTTTACATGTCAAAAGATATCCAATTTTTATTTCCATTTGTCTTTGAAACACCTTTATACGGAGTTGCAAAAAGACCTTGTCAAGAATTGAATAGGAACCGTTCATTGGTTATTGCTACTCATCATGCTCCTTCTTGTCTTCTTCCTTGGTTCTTAGCCGATTTCGACATGAAATATGAGGTGTTATTTGTCAATTCAACAAGCGAAGCTGCTATCAAATTACAGAAAGGTGAAGTGGACCTTTGTTTAACAACTATCAATGCAGCCCAAAAATATAACGTAGAATTCATTTCGCCGACCCGTACCATTTTAATGTTATGGTCCGTTTTTGGTAAAAAGTCAACAATCGTATCGTTCAAACTTTAA
- a CDS encoding DUF2000 domain-containing protein: MEMKCVMVIDADLPTGLISNTAAVLALTLGKEIEGIIGPTVKDGSGHPHVGITTTPIPILKGDSLKIKELRNKLYAEEFSDLFVVDFTNAAQTTKSYEEYIEKISTLSTNDLEYLGLALYGDKKKVNKLTGSMGLLR, encoded by the coding sequence ATGGAAATGAAATGTGTAATGGTTATTGATGCAGATTTACCTACAGGATTAATCTCAAATACTGCTGCGGTATTAGCCCTGACTTTGGGAAAGGAAATTGAGGGAATTATTGGTCCAACGGTAAAGGATGGAAGCGGTCATCCTCATGTAGGGATAACTACTACACCTATTCCTATTTTAAAAGGTGATTCCCTAAAAATTAAAGAGTTAAGGAACAAGTTATACGCAGAGGAATTTTCTGATTTATTTGTTGTAGATTTCACCAATGCGGCACAGACAACAAAAAGTTATGAGGAATATATCGAAAAAATTTCGACCTTATCAACAAACGATCTTGAGTATTTAGGATTGGCTTTATATGGAGACAAGAAAAAAGTGAATAAACTAACTGGAAGTATGGGGCTTCTCAGATAA
- a CDS encoding formylglycine-generating enzyme family protein — translation MGNQVKNQLDNMIVIPGGTFLRGSNESPDEQPVKSVTLHPFAIDKTPVTNKQFRVFVEAGGYENPVFWLPKGWEYIKTNNIKYPNYWYDDHFNQDDHPVTGVSWWEAMAFATFVGKTLPTEAQWEYACKGTDQRKYPWGNEEPTSDHANFAVDCDPEELNRSSTSVYAFPKNKSFFGCLDMAGNFAEWCLDNVSLNYEWDETRVNPLYLTQEEDYHIVRGGCGLHNEDFMRCTARDYYPVSVRDNLISFRCVINLI, via the coding sequence ATGGGGAATCAAGTGAAAAATCAGTTAGACAATATGATTGTGATTCCAGGGGGGACTTTTCTTCGTGGCAGCAATGAATCGCCGGATGAACAACCAGTTAAATCCGTAACATTACACCCTTTTGCCATTGATAAAACACCAGTAACAAATAAACAATTTCGAGTATTTGTAGAAGCAGGCGGATATGAAAACCCTGTTTTCTGGCTTCCGAAAGGATGGGAGTATATCAAAACTAACAACATTAAATATCCAAATTATTGGTACGATGATCATTTTAATCAAGACGACCATCCTGTCACAGGAGTCAGTTGGTGGGAGGCAATGGCCTTTGCTACGTTTGTAGGCAAGACCTTACCGACCGAAGCGCAGTGGGAGTACGCATGCAAAGGAACGGATCAACGAAAATATCCGTGGGGAAATGAAGAACCAACTTCTGATCATGCAAACTTTGCTGTTGACTGCGATCCCGAAGAATTGAACCGTAGCTCAACCTCTGTTTATGCTTTTCCAAAGAATAAGTCCTTTTTCGGGTGTTTAGATATGGCGGGGAATTTTGCAGAATGGTGTTTGGATAATGTTTCTCTTAATTACGAATGGGATGAAACCAGAGTAAATCCATTATATCTTACGCAAGAAGAAGATTATCACATAGTTAGAGGTGGATGCGGACTACATAATGAAGATTTCATGAGATGTACAGCAAGAGATTACTATCCCGTTTCAGTCAGGGATAATCTAATTAGTTTTCGTTGTGTTATCAATCTTATTTAA
- a CDS encoding molybdopterin-dependent oxidoreductase, whose amino-acid sequence MNPIVKTPNLDRKPSSLRYYQEGPPKSVDLNTWRLSVTGLVDKKLSFTYQDLLEMPQIEESRRMVCVCNWSIRRTWKGVLLSNIIEMAGVSHPEKYYLKQTSIGTKEKGVYESTIPLGDALSRRALIVHSVDGEPLPMEQGYPVRLFDFGLYGYKNVKGLAQLEVTEEYQIGEWGRRAGYDINGIVRPKKYWIVDLKKWRFVEKPGEVTEF is encoded by the coding sequence ATGAATCCAATTGTTAAAACTCCAAATTTAGATCGAAAGCCATCTTCACTTCGTTATTATCAGGAAGGTCCACCAAAATCGGTTGATTTAAATACCTGGCGTCTATCAGTTACTGGATTAGTAGACAAAAAATTGAGTTTTACCTATCAAGATTTATTAGAGATGCCACAAATAGAAGAAAGCAGAAGAATGGTTTGTGTCTGTAATTGGAGTATTCGTCGGACGTGGAAAGGTGTTTTATTATCGAACATTATAGAAATGGCTGGAGTATCCCATCCTGAGAAGTATTATTTAAAGCAAACAAGTATAGGAACTAAGGAAAAAGGAGTTTATGAATCTACGATTCCTTTGGGTGATGCTCTTTCCAGACGGGCATTGATTGTTCACTCAGTTGATGGGGAACCTTTACCCATGGAACAAGGGTATCCTGTTCGATTATTCGATTTCGGTTTATACGGCTACAAAAACGTCAAAGGGTTGGCTCAATTAGAAGTGACCGAAGAATATCAAATTGGGGAATGGGGACGCCGTGCAGGATATGACATAAATGGGATTGTCCGTCCTAAAAAGTACTGGATTGTTGATTTGAAAAAATGGCGTTTTGTAGAAAAGCCAGGTGAAGTCACTGAATTTTAG
- a CDS encoding APC family permease yields MNLKRDLGWKEATSLGTGAMVGAGIFILSGVAAGKAGPAVMLAFVIAALLEILLGLCYAELASRYPRAGGAYEYVRQTMGSFVGTLIGWSYWGAWLAASSFVSQGFGNYLNSLTGAPPLLSAVALLLVLGFLNILGIKFSGVVQVGIVVVEIIVLLLFFALGFGHVDYSLYTPFAPNGFEGILAAALVGFLSMVGWDVIVDAGEEMKNPSKTIPKAIFSSIIIVLFLYCGLLFVSTGVVPWQELGSSKVPVAFASQQFLGDFGPTLVSIVIVIALPATANAFIISISRNAFAMGRNGFLPKKIAFIHPRFQTPVYAILLGVSIQILFTLVSSINIAVNATGFLYLITFIFTMIAFFISRRKATLEEKSTQFLTPFYPFLPALALIISLCLLIPVGGSGFFSGLIWLSMGFCIYLIRTKSIKATDKVRRKENEIKISSNEAIDSIVE; encoded by the coding sequence ATGAACTTAAAAAGAGATTTAGGATGGAAAGAAGCTACCTCTCTTGGCACTGGCGCTATGGTCGGTGCGGGTATTTTTATTCTTAGTGGTGTAGCAGCTGGTAAAGCAGGGCCGGCTGTGATGCTTGCTTTTGTAATCGCAGCACTCTTAGAAATTTTACTAGGACTATGTTACGCAGAATTAGCATCGAGATACCCTAGAGCAGGTGGTGCTTATGAATATGTGAGGCAAACAATGGGTTCATTTGTTGGGACGTTAATTGGATGGTCATATTGGGGAGCATGGCTTGCAGCAAGCAGTTTCGTTTCACAAGGGTTTGGTAACTACCTTAACTCCTTAACGGGTGCTCCTCCGTTGCTAAGTGCAGTGGCACTCCTTCTGGTTTTAGGATTTCTAAATATTTTGGGTATCAAGTTCAGCGGCGTTGTTCAAGTGGGAATTGTCGTTGTTGAAATCATCGTACTCCTTTTATTTTTTGCTCTAGGTTTTGGTCATGTGGATTATTCGCTATATACACCTTTTGCACCTAACGGCTTTGAAGGAATTCTTGCCGCAGCATTAGTTGGTTTTCTTTCGATGGTTGGATGGGATGTGATTGTGGATGCAGGAGAAGAAATGAAAAATCCGAGTAAAACCATTCCAAAGGCTATTTTTTCATCCATTATCATCGTACTTTTTCTATACTGTGGTCTTTTATTCGTTTCGACAGGAGTCGTCCCTTGGCAGGAACTTGGATCATCAAAAGTACCGGTTGCTTTCGCAAGTCAGCAATTTTTAGGAGACTTCGGGCCGACCTTAGTTAGCATTGTGATTGTTATTGCTTTACCAGCCACAGCTAATGCTTTTATTATCTCGATTTCGAGAAATGCCTTTGCCATGGGCCGCAATGGATTTTTGCCGAAAAAAATTGCCTTTATACATCCTCGCTTCCAAACTCCGGTTTACGCTATATTACTAGGAGTTAGTATTCAAATTCTTTTTACATTGGTAAGTTCAATTAATATTGCAGTTAATGCAACAGGTTTTTTATATTTGATCACTTTTATTTTTACGATGATTGCCTTTTTTATCTCGAGAAGAAAAGCGACTCTTGAAGAAAAATCAACGCAGTTTTTAACTCCTTTTTATCCCTTTCTTCCAGCTTTAGCCTTAATCATCAGCCTTTGTTTACTAATTCCAGTTGGAGGGTCTGGCTTTTTTTCAGGATTGATATGGCTATCAATGGGGTTTTGTATCTATTTAATTCGTACTAAATCGATCAAAGCTACTGACAAAGTAAGAAGAAAAGAAAATGAGATCAAGATATCCTCCAATGAAGCGATCGACAGTATTGTTGAGTGA